One window of the Amia ocellicauda isolate fAmiCal2 chromosome 18, fAmiCal2.hap1, whole genome shotgun sequence genome contains the following:
- the LOC136713647 gene encoding saposin-C, with product MFKMSLLTLTFCVLFIAALGNAHLDDELLEDQPLQTYGEKSIPGVCVVCRFIVKRIQRTLPENKTKEAIVEKLHSVCNIMRFLKAACTRVIGRYSGNLADALMASSDPREVCRQVKLCK from the exons ATGTTCAAAATGTCTCTGTTAACTTTGACCTTCTGTGTGCTGTTTATTGCAG CACTGGGGAATGCTCACCTGGACGACGAACTGCTGGAGGATCAG CCTCTGCAGACCTACGGGGAGAAGAGCATCCCTGGGGTTTGCGTAGTGTGTCGATTTATTGTGAAGAGGATCCAAAGAACTTTACCAGAAAATAAAACCAAG GAGGCAATCGTTGAGAAACTGCATTCCGTGTGCAACATCATGCGCTTCCTGAAAGCCGCTTGCACGAGGGTTATTGGCCGCTATTCTGGCAATTTGGCTGATGCCCTCATGGCCAGCTCTGACCCAAGAGAAGTCTGTCGTCAAGTGAAACTTTGCAAGTGA